CAGCTCTCATGTTTTTGTTCCATTTTTTGAGGTTGATTTTTGTTGAGCCTCCGAAAAAACACACCGCTCAAGGTCCGCTATCTTGAAAAAATGAGTTTTTCAGGGGGAACTAACTACTATTGCAAAGCAACCTACAAACCTAACAGCTCTTTACGGAATAGGTGTTATTGCGCTGGAAGAAAGTGGTGATTTCAAAACGGCGAAGCTCTGCATCAAGCAACTAGAAAAATATCACAATACATCTTCACAAACTCATTTTCTCAAAGCAAAATTCTATACTGCCAAGCGCAACTGGAAAAAAGCCGAAGCCTCAGCCAAAGAAACTATCAAACGCTTTCCTTATGATGACGAAAAACTTCCGCTCCACAGCGCTTACGTCCTCCTTATGAATGCACTTGAAGCGCAGGGAAAGACAGAAGAAGCCAATCGTGTAAAGTCAGCCATGGAATGGACTCACCAGCATCCCGGCCTTGCACTGAACGAATACGCACAAGAGCTTTTGGTGAAAAAGTAAGAGACATGTAGCATGCGGTTCTAGTCCATTGCCTCTCGTTTTTTGCACCTCAACCCGCATCTTTACTTAATTTTAGACATTTTTTGTCATTGACAATATGTATCCTTTTGGATACAGTTCAAGTGTGATTGAAATTCGTAAGACTGAAACATTTGCACTGTGGTTGGATGGTTTGAAAGATATTCAAGCACGCGCGCGGGTTTTGACACGAATTGAGCGTATGGCAGCAGGCAATCCTGGAGATGTCAAAGCTGTCGCTCAAGGAATATCAGAAATGCGAATTCACTATGGCCCTGGATACCGGATTTATTTTACCAAACGGGGCAATGAAATTGTGATTTTGTTGGCAGGCGGTTCGAAACGGTCGCAAGCAAAAGATATTAAAACCGCTCTAAGTCTTGCGCTCAATTTGTAGGAGGCAATATGAAAAAGAAAAAAACAAAAACAACGCGTTATGATGTGGCAGAGCATCTTCGTACGCCCGAAGAAATGGCGGCCTATCTTGAAGCCTGTCTTGAAGAGAGCGATGTGGATGCAACACTCGTGGCCAAAGCCCTAGGTGACATTGCCAGCGCAAAGGGAATGACTCAGATTGCACACGATACAGGACTGTCACGAGAAAGTCTTTACAAGGCTCTCTCCGGCGAACGCAACCCGACGTTCGATACGATTTTGAAAGTTATACAGGCATTGGGCCTCAAGCTGCATGCTGAAACAGCGAGGTAACGAATACGCATAAGAGCTTTTGGAGAAAAAGTAGCCTCACTTCCACGAAGCCTGAAGCCCAGAAAGCTCGTCCTCAAGTGCCGCTACAACTAAAAGTGTTTTTTTCATAAAGCCATTCTTTCCGTGAAAAGTGCTTAAAAATCATACGAAAAGCGAGAAGTAAACTGATAAAAAATTATGACTTTTTGTCGGTTGGGTTGAAGCAAATTCTTCAAAAACTGCTTATTTTTAGTTTTTAATTGTTGAGTCTTTTATGTAGAGATTCCCTCAAGTTAATAAGCAACTTTTTAAAAATTTGAACGATATCCTAATTAAGCAATTATATTCAACTACCTTGGAGCGCTTGAAATGGAAAATACTTATTTGTCTGGAAGAATAGATGGTACACGAAAACTTCAAAAATATTTAGAGGCAAAAGCATTTTTTGAAAACATAGCTTCTGCTTTTTCAGGAATTTGTAATCCCAATCTTCTTTTATCCGTCCTTGATAAGGAAAAGGAATCTCTTTGTTCCCATGTCAATCATCATCAAAAAAATTGTCGTGAAAACAAAGATAGTTATAGTTGCGGTTGGGCTGAAACTAAAAAGAGCTTCAATAAAATCACTCTTGGAAAATCATTCTGCATAGAATCGACACCAAGTGCATCTGACACACTTAGAAGCAACAATGTAAGTGGTTCACCCATAGAAAAAACTGCACCTCCTCCAGAACGTTATGTTTACGAACATATAACTAATTATAAATTAGGATACCTCTTAGGATTCAAAGAGAGACTTCTCATTTTTGCTGCACAAAAACTTAGAAGCATTCCATTTCTCCAAAAGTTTCCATTCTCCCTCGCGAAAAAGCTACTTAACTCATACCTAAATGGTGAGCAAACGAGTCTAGACTTAAAAGAACAGTCTCACACGGATTCCTGTCTTTTTGATGTAGATTACTTCAGTTGTGGCTGGATAAAAGCAAAAACTTTTTACCAAAAA
The sequence above is a segment of the Deltaproteobacteria bacterium CG11_big_fil_rev_8_21_14_0_20_42_23 genome. Coding sequences within it:
- a CDS encoding putative addiction module antidote protein — encoded protein: MKKKKTKTTRYDVAEHLRTPEEMAAYLEACLEESDVDATLVAKALGDIASAKGMTQIAHDTGLSRESLYKALSGERNPTFDTILKVIQALGLKLHAETAR
- a CDS encoding addiction module antitoxin RelB codes for the protein MIEIRKTETFALWLDGLKDIQARARVLTRIERMAAGNPGDVKAVAQGISEMRIHYGPGYRIYFTKRGNEIVILLAGGSKRSQAKDIKTALSLALNL